The proteins below are encoded in one region of Campylobacter rectus:
- a CDS encoding TonB-dependent receptor has translation MKKNPWSRHQSAACILSLIVAVNLYAADEENTKLEKTVITSTGFETPLKDEVKNVYIITSEEIKDRGYTSVTEVLERTPGIYIRNSGEFGAEEIDLRGQGSYAKTNVRTLINGMDLNVLKAGHGNITTPFNLIAVEDIERIEIIPGGGSVLYGGGTTGGVINIITKKKPSKFYVNASSKLASYDYRDVAFSIGGPVREDLFLRFSAKGFDSKSYRKEEKNTGHYFSGALNYQINDKQNIAITPSYYSQKTKNQSGPLTLRQVEQDRRQSGKTQDPQKYTKTDLSIDYSIDFSDNFQTRIMPYYLKTKYIQKGELALPGGKKRPYQTKFSDRKYGTNLKNRFKYGSGELVFGYDYEDIFDKLSQGDELGKTIHSIYLVEKHNFTDWFSLSGGARYERALYDVKRPESKANKRPAFNQSKHTNSHAFDVIPNFQYSDTGNIYLKFEKGFVSPSPQELVDVVKVGNHTEFKFNDLKPETFRSYEIGIKDTIFDQFFSATVFKTYTKDMIFLKWKEPEHGLNQRIFEREYINLDRAKRSGLELYAEQILFDDKLKLTESFSYVNSKATFNRKGKEVTLAIPYVAKRKIVLGVDYAPIKALNLYASLRNYSKVLNNNYEYMSAKTLVDISAKYKFTKNFSVSGGIKNLFDKKYYSYYDSRAKGVYYPSPERNFYVEFKYTY, from the coding sequence ATGAAGAAAAATCCATGGAGTAGACATCAAAGTGCAGCTTGCATCCTGTCTTTAATTGTTGCTGTAAATTTATATGCAGCCGATGAAGAAAACACAAAGCTTGAAAAGACCGTCATAACTTCGACAGGTTTTGAAACACCTCTAAAAGACGAAGTCAAAAACGTCTATATAATAACCTCGGAAGAGATCAAGGATCGCGGCTATACGAGCGTGACGGAAGTTCTTGAAAGAACGCCCGGCATTTATATAAGAAATTCCGGAGAATTCGGCGCCGAAGAAATAGACCTGAGGGGGCAGGGCAGCTATGCTAAAACAAATGTCAGGACGCTGATAAACGGAATGGATTTAAACGTATTAAAAGCCGGCCATGGCAACATTACGACGCCTTTTAACCTCATCGCAGTTGAAGATATCGAGAGAATAGAGATAATCCCCGGCGGCGGATCGGTGCTTTACGGCGGCGGAACGACCGGCGGCGTGATAAATATCATCACAAAGAAAAAGCCGAGCAAATTTTATGTAAACGCTTCAAGCAAACTTGCATCGTATGATTACCGCGATGTCGCTTTTAGCATAGGCGGACCCGTTAGAGAAGATCTGTTTTTAAGATTTAGCGCAAAAGGCTTTGACTCGAAAAGTTACAGAAAAGAAGAAAAAAATACGGGACACTATTTTAGCGGAGCGTTAAATTATCAAATAAACGATAAACAAAATATCGCCATTACTCCTAGTTATTATTCTCAAAAAACTAAAAACCAAAGCGGTCCGCTCACATTGCGACAAGTCGAGCAAGACAGAAGGCAGTCCGGCAAAACTCAAGATCCGCAAAAATATACCAAAACCGATCTTAGTATCGACTATTCGATCGATTTTAGCGACAACTTTCAAACGCGCATAATGCCGTATTATTTAAAAACGAAATATATTCAAAAAGGCGAACTCGCATTACCGGGCGGCAAAAAGCGACCTTATCAAACCAAATTTAGCGACAGAAAATACGGAACGAATTTGAAAAATAGGTTCAAATACGGCAGTGGAGAATTAGTATTCGGGTATGATTACGAAGATATATTCGATAAATTGTCCCAAGGCGATGAGCTCGGCAAAACGATACACTCTATCTACCTTGTCGAAAAACACAATTTTACCGATTGGTTCTCTCTTAGCGGCGGAGCTAGATACGAAAGGGCTTTATACGACGTAAAAAGACCCGAAAGCAAAGCCAACAAAAGACCTGCTTTTAATCAAAGCAAACATACTAACAGTCACGCCTTTGATGTGATTCCGAATTTTCAATATTCCGATACCGGAAATATTTATCTTAAATTTGAAAAAGGCTTTGTATCTCCGTCCCCTCAAGAGCTTGTCGACGTCGTAAAAGTAGGCAACCATACCGAATTTAAATTTAACGACCTAAAGCCGGAGACTTTTAGAAGTTACGAAATAGGCATAAAAGACACTATTTTCGATCAATTCTTTAGCGCTACGGTATTTAAAACCTATACCAAAGATATGATATTTTTAAAATGGAAAGAACCTGAACACGGGCTTAATCAAAGGATATTCGAACGAGAATATATAAATTTAGACAGAGCCAAACGTAGCGGATTAGAGCTTTACGCAGAGCAAATTTTATTTGACGACAAGCTAAAACTCACCGAGTCTTTCAGCTACGTAAACTCAAAAGCCACATTTAACAGGAAAGGTAAAGAAGTAACGTTAGCGATACCTTACGTAGCGAAAAGAAAAATCGTTTTGGGCGTCGATTATGCACCGATCAAGGCTCTTAACTTATATGCGAGCCTAAGAAACTATTCTAAAGTTTTAAACAACAACTATGAATATATGAGCGCAAAGACCCTGGTAGATATCTCTGCAAAATATAAATTTACCAAAAATTTCTCCGTATCCGGCGGCATCAAAAACCTCTTTGATAAAAAATACTATTCATATTATGATAGTAGGGCAAAGGGTGTTTATTATCCGTCTCCGGAAAGAAATTTCTACGTAGAGTTTAAATATACCTATTAA
- a CDS encoding MotA/TolQ/ExbB proton channel family protein, whose product MFEYIEVGGIFMWPIFFLSVLGVAVLLEKGVYFLFIEIDATSSFKIKLCNLILEGDYEKIKEFCKRYKNSLAKTALFVAQNLGEGASKTQIDYIAEEAVSMQLTSLEKRTWILGLCASASPQLGLLGTIVGMIKAFSGLSGGVDAPLVAVGISEALYTTAFGLIVAIPCVIFYLMISKKIDFILNDLNRIMSLFGRSFERRSCEICPQG is encoded by the coding sequence ATGTTTGAGTATATAGAAGTCGGCGGTATCTTTATGTGGCCGATATTTTTCCTGTCGGTGCTTGGCGTTGCGGTGTTGCTTGAAAAGGGCGTGTATTTTTTATTTATCGAAATAGACGCTACCAGCTCGTTTAAGATCAAGCTTTGTAATCTGATTTTAGAGGGCGATTACGAAAAAATCAAGGAATTTTGCAAAAGATACAAAAACTCGCTTGCTAAAACCGCGCTTTTCGTGGCCCAAAATTTAGGCGAGGGCGCGAGTAAAACGCAGATCGACTACATCGCCGAGGAGGCCGTATCTATGCAGCTAACCTCGCTTGAGAAGCGCACGTGGATACTAGGGCTTTGCGCGAGCGCGAGTCCGCAGCTAGGCCTGCTTGGCACGATAGTGGGTATGATAAAGGCCTTTAGCGGACTTAGCGGCGGAGTGGACGCGCCGCTCGTGGCAGTCGGCATCTCGGAGGCGCTTTACACTACGGCTTTCGGGCTTATCGTAGCGATACCTTGCGTGATATTTTATCTGATGATCAGCAAGAAGATAGATTTCATCCTAAACGATCTAAACCGCATTATGAGCCTGTTTGGACGCAGTTTTGAAAGGAGAAGCTGTGAGATATGTCCGCAGGGATAA
- a CDS encoding ExbD/TolR family protein, giving the protein MRYVRRDKGKHTGISMLNLIDVIFVLLLFFMLTTSFNKFAHIDIALPQSASNLNEEDKKNVEVFYLLNGEVLLSINGEQKSLNLTNLSEEIANLTPKQKESIKLNADEAINYGEVVNLISILKDSGTQNVELNIKKKPKG; this is encoded by the coding sequence GTGAGATATGTCCGCAGGGATAAGGGCAAACATACCGGCATCTCGATGCTAAATTTGATCGATGTTATATTTGTGCTTTTGCTGTTTTTTATGCTTACTACTTCTTTTAACAAATTCGCCCACATCGACATCGCCCTACCTCAAAGCGCATCAAATTTAAACGAAGAAGATAAGAAAAACGTTGAGGTTTTTTATCTGCTTAACGGCGAAGTACTTTTGAGTATAAACGGCGAGCAAAAAAGCTTAAATTTGACGAATCTAAGCGAAGAAATCGCAAATTTAACCCCGAAACAAAAAGAGAGCATAAAACTAAACGCGGATGAAGCGATAAACTACGGCGAGGTTGTAAATTTGATCTCTATCTTAAAAGATAGCGGCACGCAAAACGTCGAGCTAAACATCAAGAAAAAACCCAAAGGATAA
- a CDS encoding TonB-dependent receptor — protein sequence MIVKSGLKAIALSLIASLNLCAADNNATRLDATVVTTTGFESALKDEARNVTVITQEDVKNRGYRDLEEILDKAAGVSFINWGAGATVDMRGQGNQSNIAVKVLVNGVGAMNMIDSTPNPVRVNLIPIEDIERVEIIPGGGAVLYGNGTRGGVINIITKTKPRDFYAGVSSKFGSYGYKDLNLNVGGTIAERLFLKANIKGFEENTYRYGGEIDGKYASLGLTYKISDFQSISINPSYYKEKQSISPSPTKAQLAQNRRSAGKGSNSSNLLKRVGVSGDYSVNFEKIEASVTPFYQKIETTLDDSKFNDKKYGANFKAKYKYGSGNFIGGYDYQKNTGDRFLDFATGPMRFNYIYDIEKITHSFYFLETHDFTDIFSLSAGARYENANYDIFSNQKRIRGRKVFQVAGMPMRGNKKNNNYAYEITPNFKYSDSGNLYFKFERGFISPTPVQLIDKINRTTYRINNLKSEVYQTYETGVKDLIWGQFISATLFLTDTKDEIGRQTLGPNIGDGWRYYNLTKTRRYGAELYAEQYLLDSLRLSQTFSYVKAKISSGADKGKEIPYVQKSKFILGIDYEPISKFKILTDIKYGSSHKTASYKKVNSKTTVDLGVSYGPLKGFTVAAGVKNLMDKKYDIDINVPARDRNYYVEFKYAY from the coding sequence ATGATTGTTAAATCAGGTCTAAAGGCTATCGCGCTTTCGCTGATAGCAAGCCTGAATCTCTGTGCAGCAGACAATAACGCCACGAGACTGGACGCCACGGTCGTAACGACAACTGGCTTTGAAAGCGCGCTAAAAGACGAGGCTAGAAACGTGACGGTCATAACTCAAGAGGACGTGAAAAACCGCGGATACCGCGATTTGGAGGAAATTTTAGATAAAGCTGCCGGAGTTAGCTTTATAAACTGGGGCGCGGGCGCTACGGTAGATATGCGCGGCCAAGGCAATCAATCCAACATCGCCGTCAAAGTGCTGGTTAACGGCGTAGGCGCGATGAATATGATCGACTCTACGCCAAACCCCGTGCGAGTAAATCTAATCCCTATCGAAGACATCGAGCGAGTGGAGATAATCCCGGGCGGCGGAGCCGTGCTCTACGGCAACGGCACTAGGGGCGGTGTCATAAACATTATCACGAAGACCAAGCCTAGAGATTTTTACGCGGGTGTCTCGAGTAAATTCGGCTCCTACGGCTATAAAGACTTAAATTTAAACGTAGGCGGCACTATAGCCGAACGACTATTTTTAAAAGCTAACATAAAAGGTTTTGAAGAAAATACCTATAGATACGGCGGCGAGATCGACGGCAAATACGCAAGTCTGGGTCTAACCTATAAAATTTCGGATTTTCAAAGCATATCAATAAATCCAAGCTACTACAAAGAAAAGCAAAGCATCTCTCCAAGTCCGACCAAGGCCCAACTGGCTCAAAATAGAAGAAGCGCGGGCAAGGGCTCAAACTCCTCGAACCTACTAAAAAGAGTAGGGGTTAGCGGGGATTACAGCGTAAATTTCGAAAAAATAGAAGCCAGCGTTACGCCGTTTTATCAAAAAATAGAAACGACGCTGGACGACTCTAAATTTAACGATAAAAAATACGGAGCGAATTTCAAGGCCAAATATAAATACGGTAGCGGAAATTTTATCGGCGGCTACGACTATCAAAAAAACACGGGCGATAGATTTTTAGACTTTGCAACCGGACCTATGAGATTTAACTATATCTACGATATCGAAAAAATAACGCACTCGTTTTATTTTTTAGAAACGCATGATTTTACCGACATTTTCTCGCTTAGCGCCGGGGCCAGATACGAGAACGCGAACTACGATATCTTTAGCAATCAAAAAAGAATAAGAGGCAGGAAGGTTTTTCAGGTAGCGGGTATGCCTATGCGAGGAAATAAGAAAAACAACAACTACGCTTACGAAATAACGCCGAATTTTAAATATTCGGATAGCGGAAATTTGTATTTTAAATTTGAACGCGGCTTCATATCTCCTACGCCGGTGCAGCTAATAGACAAGATAAACCGCACGACATACCGTATAAATAATCTAAAATCGGAAGTTTATCAGACCTACGAAACCGGCGTTAAAGATTTAATTTGGGGTCAATTTATCAGCGCGACGCTATTTTTAACCGACACCAAAGACGAAATAGGCAGACAAACCCTAGGGCCGAATATCGGCGACGGCTGGAGATACTACAACCTAACCAAAACCAGACGCTACGGCGCGGAGCTATATGCGGAGCAATACCTGTTAGATAGCCTAAGGCTTAGTCAGACTTTTTCTTACGTAAAGGCTAAAATTTCCTCCGGCGCAGACAAAGGCAAAGAAATTCCTTACGTGCAAAAGAGTAAATTTATACTGGGCATAGATTATGAGCCGATTAGTAAATTTAAAATTTTGACCGATATAAAATACGGCTCCAGTCACAAGACGGCTTCGTATAAAAAAGTAAATAGCAAAACCACGGTCGATCTAGGCGTTAGCTACGGGCCGCTAAAAGGCTTTACCGTGGCTGCGGGCGTGAAAAATTTGATGGATAAAAAATACGACATCGACATAAACGTTCCCGCGCGCGACAGAAATTACTACGTAGAGTTTAAGTATGCTTACTAA
- a CDS encoding FecCD family ABC transporter permease produces the protein MLTKNRVGVVLAALTVSLFIFSLSLGGADISWQDIIKFASGGEIDEIKETILLEIRLPRVIMAFLIGMLLASSGVVVQSVFLNPLADPYIIGIASAATFGAVAAYLLKLPDFYYGVFAFFSAAILSVLIFKLSKKGKSIATLLIIGIAFSSFLGAFTSFATYLIGEDSFKIVAWMMGYVGSANWGKITYISVPLVLSMAYFYFKRFELNVILSGDEEAQSLGVDVEKIKKRLLIVSSLAVAFSVAFTGMIGFVGLIIPHTLRMILKTSSNIVLIPISAFAGGFFLLACDTIGKSVLSPTEVPIGVVTAFFGAPFFLFLAIRSSRSI, from the coding sequence ATGCTTACTAAAAATAGAGTCGGGGTAGTTTTAGCGGCGCTGACCGTATCGCTTTTTATATTTTCGCTTAGTCTTGGCGGGGCCGATATCTCGTGGCAAGATATAATCAAATTTGCAAGCGGCGGCGAGATAGACGAGATAAAAGAGACGATCTTGCTTGAGATTCGCTTGCCGCGCGTCATAATGGCCTTTTTAATCGGCATGCTTTTGGCAAGCTCGGGCGTCGTCGTGCAAAGCGTATTTTTAAACCCGCTAGCAGACCCTTACATCATCGGTATCGCCTCCGCCGCGACCTTTGGCGCCGTGGCGGCTTATCTTTTAAAATTGCCCGATTTTTACTACGGAGTGTTTGCTTTTTTTAGCGCGGCGATACTCTCCGTGCTCATTTTTAAGCTCTCTAAAAAAGGCAAATCCATCGCCACGCTTCTTATCATCGGTATCGCATTTTCATCGTTTTTGGGCGCATTTACGAGCTTTGCGACCTACCTCATCGGCGAGGATAGCTTTAAGATAGTAGCATGGATGATGGGTTACGTGGGCTCGGCAAACTGGGGGAAAATCACCTACATCAGCGTTCCTCTCGTGCTATCTATGGCGTATTTTTACTTTAAACGTTTTGAGCTAAACGTCATCCTAAGCGGCGACGAAGAGGCTCAAAGCCTGGGCGTGGACGTAGAAAAGATAAAAAAACGCCTGCTCATCGTTTCATCTTTAGCCGTAGCGTTTTCGGTCGCGTTTACGGGTATGATAGGCTTTGTGGGACTCATCATCCCGCATACGCTGCGCATGATACTAAAAACCTCGAGCAACATCGTTTTGATACCCATTAGCGCCTTTGCGGGCGGGTTTTTCTTGCTGGCCTGTGACACGATAGGCAAAAGCGTCCTAAGCCCTACGGAAGTGCCTATCGGCGTAGTTACGGCGTTTTTCGGAGCTCCGTTTTTTCTATTTTTAGCTATCCGTTCAAGCAGGAGCATATAA
- a CDS encoding ABC transporter ATP-binding protein has protein sequence MKINELCFSYGKKEILKNIDLNFKNGEFVGILGPNGCGKSTLLKNILKILSPNSGIITLKNKKLEDYSLKELAKILGFVPQKTILNMPLTVEDIVLMGRFCHLKSQFSGYDANDVEKTYEIMRLLDVEKFAKRSAHSLSGGEFQRVLLARALVSEPKILLLDEPTSALDLSYGVQMLKICENLTRELKLLSVAVLHDLNLAAMFCDKLIMLKDGEIRHAGAAKELFTKEILYEIYGLNCEILEHNGTPFVAPTR, from the coding sequence GTGAAAATAAACGAACTATGCTTTAGCTACGGCAAAAAAGAGATACTGAAAAATATAGATTTAAACTTTAAAAATGGCGAATTCGTAGGGATTTTAGGCCCAAACGGCTGCGGTAAATCCACGCTTTTAAAAAATATCCTAAAAATTTTATCCCCAAATAGCGGCATAATAACGCTGAAAAACAAAAAACTGGAGGATTATTCGCTAAAAGAGCTAGCCAAAATTTTAGGCTTCGTGCCGCAAAAAACGATTTTAAATATGCCTCTTACGGTCGAGGATATCGTGCTGATGGGTAGATTTTGCCATCTAAAAAGCCAGTTTAGCGGATATGACGCAAACGACGTCGAAAAGACATACGAGATCATGCGCCTGCTTGACGTAGAAAAATTTGCAAAACGCAGCGCCCACTCTTTAAGCGGCGGCGAATTTCAGCGGGTATTGCTGGCTAGAGCCCTTGTTAGCGAGCCTAAAATTTTGCTTCTTGACGAGCCTACTAGCGCGCTGGATCTAAGCTACGGAGTTCAGATGCTAAAAATCTGCGAAAATTTAACCAGGGAGCTAAAATTACTCTCAGTAGCCGTGCTGCACGATCTAAATTTAGCCGCTATGTTTTGCGACAAACTTATAATGCTAAAAGACGGCGAGATACGCCACGCAGGAGCGGCAAAAGAGCTTTTTACGAAAGAAATTTTATATGAAATTTACGGATTAAACTGCGAAATTTTAGAACATAACGGAACGCCTTTCGTAGCGCCCACAAGATGA
- a CDS encoding ABC transporter substrate-binding protein codes for MKKIVAFLLTLSCLLTNLTAQNAPKRLVVLDPSVVEMVYMVGAQDQLVAISTLQFSKIWPEDQTVKLKSVGTYTKPNIEQIFELKPDLVVTSFHSANVNESLAKFNLKTLSLKADKVEDIYKNIEEIGKITGKEQKASEVVSEIKSKIDSFANSEVKGKKILGVFSSTPLTGFSSKTLPGDIFNKLGLKNIADNLEGSTPIVSTEFILTQDPDYIIVVGGMGGDGENFLKQNPVLKKTTAAKNDKILIVPSSLLLRGTPRIGEAIDKFYEMLNK; via the coding sequence ATGAAAAAAATCGTTGCATTTTTGCTTACCCTTAGTTGTCTTTTGACGAATTTGACCGCTCAAAACGCGCCCAAAAGACTAGTCGTGCTAGACCCTTCCGTCGTTGAGATGGTTTATATGGTAGGTGCGCAAGATCAGCTGGTTGCGATCTCCACGCTTCAGTTTTCTAAAATTTGGCCCGAGGATCAGACCGTAAAGCTAAAAAGCGTAGGAACCTATACAAAGCCCAACATCGAGCAAATCTTCGAGCTAAAACCGGATCTTGTGGTCACGAGCTTCCATTCGGCAAACGTAAACGAAAGCCTTGCTAAATTTAACCTAAAAACGCTATCTCTAAAAGCCGATAAGGTTGAGGATATATACAAAAATATCGAAGAAATCGGTAAAATAACCGGCAAAGAACAAAAAGCAAGCGAGGTCGTAAGCGAGATAAAATCAAAAATCGACTCTTTTGCAAACAGCGAAGTAAAAGGCAAAAAGATACTGGGCGTATTTTCCTCGACGCCGCTTACGGGCTTTAGCTCAAAGACGCTCCCCGGCGACATCTTTAACAAACTCGGACTAAAAAACATCGCCGACAATCTAGAGGGCTCGACTCCGATAGTCTCGACCGAGTTTATCTTGACGCAAGATCCGGACTACATCATCGTTGTCGGCGGTATGGGCGGCGACGGTGAAAATTTCTTAAAACAAAATCCGGTGCTTAAAAAAACGACCGCCGCGAAAAACGACAAAATACTCATCGTGCCATCCTCGTTGCTACTTCGAGGAACGCCTCGCATAGGCGAAGCCATAGATAAATTTTACGAGATGCTGAACAAATAA
- a CDS encoding radical SAM protein: MFKTRQKGHAGPARSRKVEMATSAEVEKFLEEELPTQKDGVIYIHVPFCDNICSFCSMYRTKLEDELDDYTKYLLGEIEKYGKFQYLKAKNIRSVYFGGGTPTILKERHLEPIINAIRSKFNIAADCEFSLESTLHNLNLSKLRLLESLGVNRFSIGVQTFSDRGRKLLNRVQGKKGAIEHLQMIRQNFSGMVCTDIIFNYPEQTLEEVLEDARLVDELSIDSTSFYSLQLFDKSELAKSISQDYYDVEHEHKLHNAFVEKLLGTGNYEVLEYTKFNRIGRDRYQYIRLSHEGADILPLGKGAGGHLGCYGIYNAKENMQMISKTNDKQRAEGRLKSLFQYPKIELARVKSFVSDATFDELTEFFKKCENKGYMSIENGFLNYTTDGVFWGNSIATEVGNIAHKDFE; encoded by the coding sequence ATGTTTAAAACCAGACAAAAAGGACATGCGGGGCCTGCTCGCTCCAGAAAAGTAGAGATGGCGACCAGCGCCGAAGTGGAGAAATTTTTAGAAGAAGAACTGCCTACGCAAAAAGACGGCGTGATCTATATTCACGTGCCGTTTTGCGATAATATCTGTTCGTTTTGCTCGATGTATCGCACCAAGCTGGAAGACGAACTGGACGATTACACGAAATATCTTTTAGGCGAGATAGAAAAATACGGAAAATTTCAGTATCTAAAAGCAAAAAATATCCGCAGCGTATATTTTGGCGGCGGAACTCCGACGATATTAAAAGAGCGTCACCTAGAACCCATCATTAATGCGATTAGATCAAAATTTAACATCGCGGCGGATTGCGAATTTAGCTTGGAGAGCACGCTGCATAATCTAAATTTAAGCAAATTGCGGCTATTAGAGAGCTTAGGCGTAAATCGTTTCAGTATCGGTGTGCAGACGTTTTCCGATAGAGGCCGCAAGCTGCTAAACCGCGTCCAAGGCAAAAAAGGCGCTATAGAACACTTGCAAATGATCAGGCAAAATTTTAGCGGTATGGTCTGTACCGACATCATCTTTAACTACCCCGAGCAGACGCTGGAAGAGGTGCTGGAAGACGCACGACTCGTAGATGAGCTAAGCATTGATAGCACTAGCTTTTATTCGCTTCAGCTCTTTGACAAATCCGAACTCGCAAAGAGCATTTCGCAGGATTATTACGACGTAGAGCACGAACACAAACTACACAACGCATTCGTCGAAAAGCTACTGGGAACCGGCAACTATGAGGTGTTAGAATACACCAAATTTAACCGTATCGGGCGTGACCGCTATCAATACATCCGCCTCAGTCACGAGGGCGCAGATATCTTGCCTCTAGGCAAGGGCGCAGGCGGACACCTTGGCTGTTATGGCATTTATAACGCTAAAGAGAATATGCAAATGATAAGCAAAACAAACGACAAACAGCGCGCCGAAGGACGGCTAAAGAGCCTCTTTCAATACCCTAAAATCGAGCTTGCGCGCGTAAAAAGCTTTGTTAGCGACGCGACCTTTGACGAGCTTACGGAATTTTTCAAAAAATGTGAAAACAAGGGCTATATGAGCATAGAAAACGGCTTTTTAAACTATACGACGGACGGCGTATTTTGGGGCAACTCGATCGCTACCGAAGTAGGAAATATCGCACATAAGGATTTTGAATGA
- a CDS encoding flavodoxin family protein encodes MKKIVIYSSLTGNTAKVGHAIAQELGCEAVKFDENFSLNLDEYDFIVVGFYVDKGDAEPNFKHFLSQIKDKKTGVFMTLGMDPQHEHAANCLEKVKVVLREGGNEILREFYCQGAIDPKIIEQLRKMGETMPNDPRYTITPEREARWARAASHPDENDLEKAKTAFRGI; translated from the coding sequence ATGAAAAAAATAGTTATTTACTCAAGCTTGACGGGCAACACTGCCAAAGTCGGGCATGCTATCGCACAGGAGCTTGGCTGTGAGGCGGTTAAATTTGACGAAAATTTTAGCCTAAATTTAGACGAATACGACTTTATTGTAGTTGGATTTTATGTCGATAAAGGCGATGCGGAACCTAATTTCAAGCACTTTTTAAGTCAGATAAAAGATAAAAAAACGGGCGTTTTTATGACGCTTGGTATGGATCCCCAGCATGAGCATGCGGCAAACTGTCTAGAAAAAGTCAAAGTCGTCTTGCGAGAGGGAGGCAATGAGATTTTACGCGAGTTTTACTGCCAAGGTGCGATCGATCCTAAAATCATTGAGCAGCTTAGAAAAATGGGCGAGACGATGCCAAACGATCCGCGTTATACCATAACGCCGGAGCGCGAAGCCAGATGGGCCAGAGCCGCGAGTCACCCGGACGAAAACGATCTGGAAAAGGCAAAAACGGCGTTTAGGGGGATATAA
- a CDS encoding phosphatidylglycerophosphatase A family protein, whose product MQRLFLTFFGAGLSPKAPGTAGSLAGAVAAYGILMFLPASTLFLASICLFLFSIRVIDDYEAKTGVHDHGSIVIDEVAGVWLAISISGATAVQFVLSVLFFRVFDILKPSVIGRIDKNVKGGLGVMGDDMVAGLFAGLLSAICYEALVRFGLDYEWVKFELPFMK is encoded by the coding sequence ATGCAAAGGTTATTTTTAACGTTTTTTGGCGCCGGGTTAAGCCCCAAAGCTCCGGGCACCGCGGGTTCGCTGGCAGGCGCGGTCGCAGCCTACGGGATTTTGATGTTTTTGCCCGCTTCCACGCTGTTTTTGGCGTCGATTTGCCTTTTTTTGTTTAGTATCAGGGTCATCGACGACTACGAGGCTAAAACCGGCGTGCATGATCACGGCAGTATCGTGATAGACGAGGTTGCGGGTGTTTGGCTGGCGATTTCTATCAGCGGCGCTACGGCGGTGCAGTTTGTGCTCTCGGTCCTGTTTTTTAGGGTGTTTGATATCCTGAAGCCATCCGTGATCGGGCGAATCGACAAAAATGTAAAAGGCGGGCTTGGCGTGATGGGCGACGATATGGTCGCGGGGCTTTTTGCGGGGCTTCTTAGCGCGATTTGCTACGAGGCGTTAGTGAGATTCGGGCTTGACTACGAGTGGGTTAAATTTGAGTTGCCGTTTATGAAGTAG